The window AGAGTCGAGGAAGTATGGCATTGAAGGGATTCCATGTCCAAATCGGTAAAAACCATTACCTTAACTATGCTCAATAATTTCTTTGTGTTACGATTAGTCGTCATTCGAACGTTGGGACACTATTGATAAAATATAATATTTTTATGAAATCGGAAATATGAGATATCTGAATGCAACAATACTGGACGGGATCGGAAACACGCCACTGGTAAGTCTCAACCATCTGAACCCCTTTCCTGGTGTTCAGATGTTCGCCAAGATCGAAGGGATGAATCCTACAGGTTCCTTGAAGGACAGGATCGCCAAATACATGATCGAGCGCGCGGAAGAAGAGGGAAGCCTGACCCGGGAGAAAATTATTATCGAGGCCTCTTCCGGAAACACGGGGATCTCCCTGGGAATGGTGGCTGCTATCAAAGGATACAAAGTTAAGATATTCATGCCTGAGACGAAGAGCATCGAACGAAGAAAGACCATGCTTCTGGGAGGCGTAGAGATCGTGTTAACATCAGGGAAAGACCAGAACAGTCATATAAAAGCAACGGAAGAGCTTGCAAGAACCGAAAGCGAGAAATATTTCTATTTCGATCAGAACGGGAATGAGAACAATGTGAACGCACACTATCACACGACGG is drawn from Acidobacteriota bacterium and contains these coding sequences:
- a CDS encoding cysteine synthase family protein, yielding MRYLNATILDGIGNTPLVSLNHLNPFPGVQMFAKIEGMNPTGSLKDRIAKYMIERAEEEGSLTREKIIIEASSGNTGISLGMVAAIKGYKVKIFMPETKSIERRKTMLLGGVEIVLTSGKDQNSHIKATEELARTESEKYFYFDQNGNENNVNAHYHTTAAEIISQMNGKIDVLVAGFGTGGTIIGCARRIKQVNRNALIISVEPEKPISKIEGLLHMNGEYIPKIYNPSLIDHVERVSDQNAVEMTRRIAREEGIYAGISSGAVLFAALKWAERLKKGNFILIFADRADRYLSTVLCEGLA